From Luteococcus japonicus, one genomic window encodes:
- a CDS encoding ribbon-helix-helix protein, CopG family produces MTDILIRAVPAEQVAAIDELAKGLGLSRNDFLRREVQQVAGRRAVRVTMKDLEDFCAMSSGLGDEDIMRQAWS; encoded by the coding sequence GTGACCGACATTCTCATCCGTGCAGTTCCCGCCGAGCAGGTGGCGGCCATCGACGAGCTGGCTAAGGGGCTGGGACTCTCGCGCAATGATTTCCTGCGCCGTGAGGTGCAGCAGGTGGCCGGTCGTCGCGCCGTGCGTGTCACCATGAAGGACCTCGAGGACTTCTGCGCGATGTCATCCGGCCTTGGCGATGAGGACATCATGCGCCAGGCCTGGTCATGA
- a CDS encoding RNB domain-containing ribonuclease, with amino-acid sequence MPARHITMQQQVPDAIRAGIDRLRAELEVPTAFPAGVVQAAADIAASGPLDEQAWGLGERVDHTDKPFVTIDPEGSMDLDQAMFLERAGDGFLVWYAIADVAAWVEPGGPIDVEAHRRGQTFYAPLERAPLHPSQLSEAAASLLADGRPRPALVWRIELDAQGAQRSAHVERGLVASRERLDYVGVQKMLDEGKASEWLELLREIGQLREQQEITRGGVSLNLPEQEIVAEGDDWHVVFRSPLPVEGWNAQISLLTGMAAAQLMLDAKQGIVRTLPPADERDVRKLRAIAQSLRIEWPADRGYPDFVRSLDVSQPSHLAMMTSCTRLFRGAAYIVVDETTAGGNLKHNALAANYAHCTAPLRRLVDRYVGEVCVHLCSKTPIPAWVTDALATLPDEMRASDQRAKKFERGIVDLTEALVLSSHVGQVFTGTVVEHDEKRDEGTISIPEPATEGRIKGKDLELGQEVSARLETVDLTKGTVVFVATS; translated from the coding sequence ATGCCCGCACGCCACATCACGATGCAGCAACAGGTGCCCGATGCCATCAGGGCCGGGATCGACCGGCTGCGTGCCGAGCTGGAGGTCCCCACAGCCTTCCCCGCGGGAGTGGTGCAGGCTGCGGCGGACATCGCCGCCTCGGGGCCGCTGGATGAACAGGCGTGGGGGCTGGGGGAGCGCGTCGACCACACCGACAAGCCCTTCGTGACCATCGACCCCGAGGGCTCGATGGACCTGGACCAGGCCATGTTCCTGGAGCGTGCGGGCGACGGATTCTTGGTCTGGTACGCCATCGCCGACGTCGCCGCCTGGGTGGAGCCCGGTGGCCCCATCGACGTGGAGGCGCACCGTCGCGGACAGACCTTCTACGCACCGCTTGAGCGGGCACCCCTGCACCCGTCGCAGTTGTCCGAGGCCGCGGCAAGCCTGTTGGCCGACGGCAGGCCCCGCCCCGCGCTGGTCTGGCGGATCGAGCTCGACGCGCAGGGCGCCCAGCGCAGCGCCCACGTCGAACGCGGTCTGGTCGCCTCCCGGGAGCGGCTGGACTATGTCGGTGTGCAGAAGATGCTCGACGAGGGTAAGGCTTCCGAGTGGCTGGAACTGCTGCGCGAGATCGGCCAGCTGCGCGAGCAGCAGGAGATCACCCGGGGCGGCGTCAGCCTGAACCTGCCCGAGCAGGAGATCGTCGCCGAGGGCGATGACTGGCACGTGGTCTTCCGCTCGCCGTTGCCCGTCGAGGGCTGGAATGCGCAGATCTCGCTGCTCACCGGCATGGCCGCCGCGCAGCTGATGCTCGATGCGAAGCAGGGCATCGTGCGCACGCTGCCCCCGGCCGACGAACGCGACGTGCGCAAGCTGCGCGCCATCGCCCAGAGCCTGCGGATCGAGTGGCCCGCGGACCGCGGCTACCCGGACTTCGTGCGTTCACTGGACGTGAGTCAGCCAAGTCACCTGGCGATGATGACCTCCTGCACCCGCCTCTTCCGCGGGGCCGCCTACATCGTCGTCGACGAGACCACGGCGGGTGGCAATCTCAAGCACAACGCGCTGGCCGCCAACTACGCCCACTGCACCGCGCCGCTGCGCCGGCTGGTGGACCGCTATGTCGGGGAGGTCTGCGTGCACCTGTGCAGCAAGACCCCCATTCCGGCGTGGGTGACCGATGCCCTGGCCACGTTGCCCGACGAGATGCGCGCGAGTGACCAGCGGGCCAAGAAGTTCGAGCGCGGCATCGTGGACCTCACCGAGGCGCTGGTGCTGTCCAGCCACGTCGGTCAGGTCTTCACCGGCACCGTCGTCGAGCACGACGAGAAGCGCGACGAGGGCACCATCTCCATCCCGGAACCCGCGACCGAGGGCCGGATCAAGGGCAAGGACCTGGAGCTGGGCCAGGAGGTCAGTGCCCGCCTGGAGACGGTGGACCTGACCAAGGGGACCGTCGTCTTCGTGGCCACCAGCTAG
- a CDS encoding PadR family transcriptional regulator, whose amino-acid sequence MDERITQLRKGALELAVLALLHQAPRYGGKVVEDLTAGGLDVSTGTIYPVLTRLKKAELVQTHWEESPAGPPRKFYTLTDAGQEELRALASAWRSLSGTIEELLTPLEASRR is encoded by the coding sequence ATGGACGAGCGGATCACCCAATTGCGCAAGGGAGCGCTCGAACTCGCCGTGCTCGCACTGCTGCACCAGGCGCCGCGCTATGGCGGCAAGGTCGTCGAGGACTTGACGGCCGGCGGTCTGGACGTGAGCACCGGCACCATCTACCCCGTGCTCACTCGGCTCAAGAAGGCCGAACTGGTCCAGACCCACTGGGAGGAGTCGCCCGCCGGCCCGCCACGCAAGTTCTACACACTCACCGACGCCGGCCAGGAGGAACTCCGAGCTCTCGCCAGCGCCTGGCGCAGCCTGAGCGGAACCATCGAGGAACTGCTCACCCCCTTGGAGGCGAGCCGGAGATGA
- a CDS encoding multidrug effflux MFS transporter: MSTAAPSNAMPGDALDATQYRRLVVVLGILGALGPMTIDTYLPALPRLAQNLDATASQAQLTLSAMMMGLGLGQLVFGPLSDAVGRRRPLLWGLIGHAVASVICGLAPTITVLLAGRLLQGLASASIAVASQAMIRDLFRGMRAAELLSRLALITGMAPILAPLVGSGLLTFTSWRGVFAVLATAAVLIGFLVRGHLAETLPPPRRIPATVGGTAAAYRRVLSDRLFLAVVLVAAMVFTALFAYVSGSSFVMQGVFRLSPQVFGVVFASMSLGLSLSSQFNPRLVRRIGPVRGLLTGLLVITIGALAMLLLAQFRVGGLAGFLVPMLVVMMGLGLALPNAPAVALHRHGANAGTAAALLGAAQFAMGGIVTPVVGALDDGTSRPIPLVILSAALVALVVMLASQKQLRAESYD; encoded by the coding sequence ATGAGTACCGCCGCCCCCTCCAACGCCATGCCCGGTGATGCCCTCGACGCCACCCAGTACCGCCGTCTGGTGGTGGTGCTCGGAATCCTCGGCGCCCTGGGCCCCATGACCATCGACACCTACCTCCCGGCCCTGCCGCGGCTGGCGCAGAACCTGGACGCGACGGCCTCCCAGGCGCAGCTCACGCTGAGCGCCATGATGATGGGCCTCGGCCTGGGGCAGTTGGTCTTCGGACCGCTGTCCGACGCGGTGGGCCGCCGCCGCCCGCTGCTGTGGGGCCTGATCGGGCACGCCGTCGCCAGCGTCATCTGCGGCCTGGCGCCCACCATCACCGTACTGCTGGCAGGGCGGCTGCTCCAGGGGTTGGCCTCCGCCTCCATCGCCGTCGCCTCCCAGGCGATGATCCGCGACCTCTTCCGCGGGATGCGCGCCGCCGAACTGCTCAGCCGGCTGGCCCTGATCACCGGCATGGCACCAATCCTGGCGCCGCTGGTGGGTTCAGGGCTGTTGACCTTCACCAGCTGGCGTGGAGTCTTCGCGGTGCTGGCCACGGCCGCGGTGCTGATCGGCTTCCTGGTCCGCGGGCACCTGGCCGAGACGCTCCCGCCCCCTCGGCGGATTCCGGCCACCGTCGGCGGCACCGCGGCGGCCTACCGGCGGGTGCTCTCGGACCGGCTCTTCCTGGCCGTCGTGCTGGTGGCGGCCATGGTCTTCACGGCCCTGTTCGCCTACGTCTCCGGCTCCTCCTTCGTGATGCAGGGGGTCTTCAGGCTCAGCCCGCAGGTCTTCGGCGTCGTCTTCGCCTCCATGTCACTGGGGCTCAGCCTGTCCAGCCAGTTCAACCCGCGTCTGGTACGCCGGATCGGCCCGGTGCGCGGCCTGTTGACCGGTCTGCTGGTGATCACCATCGGGGCACTGGCGATGCTACTGCTGGCGCAGTTCCGGGTGGGAGGCCTGGCCGGCTTCCTGGTGCCGATGCTCGTGGTCATGATGGGTCTCGGTCTCGCCCTGCCCAATGCCCCGGCCGTCGCCCTCCACCGGCACGGCGCCAATGCGGGCACGGCCGCGGCACTGCTGGGCGCCGCCCAGTTCGCGATGGGAGGCATCGTCACTCCCGTCGTCGGAGCCCTCGATGACGGCACCTCCCGCCCCATCCCGCTGGTGATCCTGTCGGCGGCGCTCGTCGCGCTCGTCGTGATGCTCGCCAGCCAGAAGCAGCTTCGCGCCGAGAGCTACGACTGA
- a CDS encoding histidine phosphatase family protein, whose protein sequence is MTELYLVRHGETAWSKSGQHTSVTDLDLTDHGVEEAMGLRSKLDPADFGLVLSSPRLRARRTAELAGFTNSEIDENLAEWSYGDYEGMTSRQIREQVPGWRIWTHPMPGGETRTQVIDRLSKVVERVQASGVERAICFSHGHASRVLALCWLGIDIARGQSFPLDTGAVCVLGHEKESPAIVRWNA, encoded by the coding sequence ATGACCGAGCTCTATCTTGTGCGCCACGGCGAGACGGCCTGGAGCAAGTCCGGCCAACACACCTCCGTCACGGACCTGGACCTGACCGACCATGGCGTCGAGGAGGCGATGGGTCTGCGGAGCAAGCTGGATCCGGCGGACTTCGGCCTGGTCCTGTCCAGCCCCCGCCTGCGTGCCCGACGCACGGCCGAGCTGGCCGGCTTCACCAATTCCGAGATCGACGAGAATCTGGCCGAGTGGTCCTATGGCGACTACGAGGGGATGACCAGCCGTCAGATCCGGGAGCAGGTGCCCGGCTGGCGGATCTGGACCCACCCCATGCCCGGCGGCGAGACCCGCACCCAGGTGATCGACCGGCTCAGCAAGGTGGTCGAGCGGGTACAGGCCTCCGGCGTGGAGCGGGCGATCTGCTTCAGCCACGGCCACGCGTCACGGGTGCTGGCGCTGTGCTGGCTGGGGATCGACATCGCGCGCGGCCAGTCCTTCCCGCTCGACACGGGCGCCGTGTGCGTCCTGGGTCACGAGAAGGAGTCGCCCGCCATCGTGCGCTGGAATGCCTGA
- a CDS encoding DUF2510 domain-containing protein, with protein MSMPGWYPDPAGAPGRFRYWDGSSWSSETTDNPASARPMGFVSQGTSPQDGRSGGKGPLIALLAGLLVLALLVWAMFFRGGDEFKAVPEDTNSASPTGPVWNETSPATPSTGVSEPAPTGGAMVECPSGGGVTTPMQGNEVRGGGLVIPALEGWDDAANQFFSLPWTQGMQGQTRVIHRAGGTSWFSVQAVGALPVSEGFDEPRNSARMMMSCFATSGYYSGYSGRKDLVTEAVIIDGKKGWHLRSEVYVQMEQLPQVAGDVIDVVVVATGSPESLGVFVSSATIGDAPVQDAVDGSREAMRLG; from the coding sequence ATGTCGATGCCTGGCTGGTACCCGGACCCCGCAGGAGCACCCGGCCGTTTCCGCTACTGGGACGGCAGCTCGTGGTCTTCGGAGACCACGGACAACCCGGCCAGCGCCCGGCCGATGGGCTTCGTATCCCAGGGCACTTCCCCGCAGGACGGGCGCAGCGGCGGCAAGGGACCGCTGATCGCCCTGCTCGCGGGCCTGCTGGTCCTGGCCCTGCTCGTGTGGGCGATGTTCTTCCGTGGAGGCGACGAGTTCAAGGCCGTTCCGGAGGACACCAACAGTGCCTCACCCACCGGCCCGGTGTGGAACGAGACCTCCCCGGCCACCCCGTCGACGGGAGTCAGTGAACCCGCGCCCACCGGCGGTGCCATGGTGGAGTGCCCCAGCGGCGGCGGTGTCACGACACCGATGCAGGGAAATGAAGTCCGCGGCGGCGGTCTGGTGATCCCCGCGCTGGAGGGCTGGGACGATGCCGCCAACCAGTTCTTCAGCCTGCCGTGGACCCAGGGGATGCAGGGCCAGACCCGGGTGATCCACCGCGCCGGGGGGACCAGCTGGTTCTCCGTGCAGGCCGTCGGGGCCCTGCCAGTGTCCGAGGGCTTCGACGAGCCGCGCAACAGTGCCCGGATGATGATGAGCTGCTTCGCCACGTCGGGCTACTACTCCGGATACAGCGGCCGCAAGGACCTGGTGACCGAAGCCGTCATCATCGACGGCAAGAAGGGCTGGCACCTGCGCAGCGAGGTCTACGTCCAGATGGAGCAGCTGCCGCAGGTGGCGGGTGACGTGATCGACGTCGTCGTCGTGGCCACCGGCAGCCCGGAGTCGCTGGGTGTCTTCGTCAGCTCGGCGACCATCGGCGACGCCCCGGTGCAGGACGCCGTCGACGGTTCGCGTGAGGCGATGCGGCTGGGCTGA
- a CDS encoding twin-arginine translocation signal domain-containing protein gives MNVSRRGFLQATGAGALTLYVTNALGLPKAVAEGIPGGTLPATQIPQFRNRLVVAQIAPCWRRTLPQGGRRPGPLRLAHHAGGHPGWGDEDQGHHVG, from the coding sequence ATGAATGTCTCTCGTCGCGGCTTCCTGCAGGCCACCGGCGCCGGCGCACTGACGCTGTACGTCACCAATGCCCTCGGCCTCCCGAAGGCCGTCGCGGAGGGGATCCCGGGCGGCACGCTGCCGGCAACCCAGATCCCGCAGTTCCGCAACCGGCTCGTCGTGGCGCAGATCGCACCGTGTTGGCGGCGGACCCTTCCACAAGGTGGGCGTAGACCCGGCCCCCTACGCCTCGCACACCATGCTGGAGGGCACCCCGGGTGGGGTGATGAGGATCAAGGGCACCATGTGGGGTGA
- a CDS encoding ABC transporter ATP-binding protein, which produces MTTATPAVRVQALGKRFKDKTALDDVDLDVPEGSIFGFLGPNGAGKTTTIRILLGLARATSGRAEIFGQDVTAAGNDLRHQVGYLPDVPGFYPWMTAPEFLRFTGKLFGLSDDVIAERSAALLAMAGLEGVQHKVGGYSRGMKQRLGIAQALMNAPRLLILDEPTSALDPAGRKEVLDMINSLRGRTTVLFSTHILADVQRVCDEVAILCDGHVLTQAPLHELLARSGAQDRITVEASGSEQARARFQELLPGIAAQAGVDLGPVVAAEANLEDVFLTLVNGEHR; this is translated from the coding sequence GTGACCACCGCCACCCCCGCCGTGCGAGTTCAAGCACTTGGCAAGCGCTTCAAGGACAAGACCGCCCTCGACGACGTCGACCTCGACGTGCCCGAGGGCAGCATCTTCGGCTTCCTGGGGCCGAATGGTGCGGGCAAGACCACCACCATCCGTATCCTGCTGGGCCTGGCGCGGGCCACCTCGGGCCGCGCGGAGATCTTCGGCCAGGACGTGACAGCGGCGGGAAATGATCTTCGACACCAGGTGGGCTACCTGCCCGACGTGCCCGGCTTCTACCCGTGGATGACCGCCCCCGAGTTCCTGCGCTTCACCGGCAAGCTCTTCGGCCTGTCCGACGACGTGATCGCCGAACGCAGCGCCGCCCTGCTCGCCATGGCCGGTCTGGAAGGCGTCCAGCACAAGGTGGGCGGCTACTCCCGGGGGATGAAGCAGCGCCTGGGCATTGCGCAGGCACTGATGAATGCGCCGCGACTGTTGATCCTCGACGAACCCACCTCCGCCCTGGACCCGGCAGGGCGCAAGGAGGTGCTGGACATGATCAACTCCCTGCGCGGCCGAACGACGGTCTTGTTCAGCACCCACATCCTGGCCGACGTGCAACGGGTCTGCGACGAGGTGGCCATCCTGTGCGACGGGCATGTGCTCACCCAGGCGCCCCTGCACGAACTGCTCGCCCGCTCCGGGGCCCAGGACCGGATCACCGTCGAGGCCAGCGGCAGTGAACAGGCCCGCGCGCGCTTCCAGGAGCTGCTGCCCGGCATCGCCGCGCAGGCCGGCGTTGATCTTGGACCCGTCGTGGCCGCCGAGGCCAACCTGGAGGACGTCTTCCTCACCCTGGTGAACGGAGAACACCGATGA
- a CDS encoding PLD nuclease N-terminal domain-containing protein — protein sequence MTDWNQLSPTMQTVVLVVGAVQVLLWIVALISWARTPAERLSLPRVAWLLIILLANGIGPIAWFVAGRRPGPVTQSAPVQEWASQQQRAVDTLYGTDKR from the coding sequence ATGACCGACTGGAACCAGCTCTCCCCCACCATGCAGACCGTGGTACTGGTCGTCGGGGCCGTCCAGGTACTGCTGTGGATCGTCGCTCTCATCTCCTGGGCGCGCACCCCCGCGGAACGGCTGAGCCTGCCCCGCGTGGCGTGGTTGTTGATCATCCTGCTGGCCAACGGAATCGGCCCGATCGCCTGGTTCGTCGCCGGCCGTCGCCCAGGCCCCGTGACCCAGAGCGCACCCGTCCAGGAGTGGGCCAGCCAGCAGCAGCGCGCCGTCGACACCCTCTACGGCACGGACAAGAGGTGA
- a CDS encoding PIN domain nuclease has protein sequence MTRDVDRGYLLDKSALWRLATHPDVEQWFSLIQRRLMSVSTLTLLEVGFSARNGADHRQLLGSPIVSSMPVENILPAMEDRALEVQRMLADRGQHRAPSVPDLLIAATAELLGLQVLHLDKNFDLIAEVTGQPMRRLDQAGAD, from the coding sequence ATGACTCGGGACGTGGATCGAGGCTATTTGCTCGACAAGTCCGCACTGTGGCGGCTCGCCACGCACCCAGACGTCGAGCAGTGGTTCTCGCTCATCCAGCGCCGCCTCATGAGTGTTTCGACGCTGACCTTGCTCGAAGTGGGCTTCTCGGCGCGCAACGGGGCTGATCACCGACAGCTGCTTGGCTCGCCGATTGTCTCGTCCATGCCGGTTGAGAACATCTTGCCGGCCATGGAGGATCGCGCCCTCGAGGTGCAGCGGATGTTGGCCGACCGAGGTCAACATCGTGCACCCTCCGTGCCTGACCTGCTCATTGCGGCAACTGCCGAATTGCTCGGGCTCCAGGTGCTCCACCTCGACAAGAACTTCGATCTGATTGCCGAGGTCACCGGACAGCCCATGCGGAGGCTGGACCAGGCTGGCGCCGACTGA
- a CDS encoding acyltransferase domain-containing protein, with product MILRDSLLDPRLADELNLLALREEDRDTVVHWVREVAAHGDDLARVEVLLDRLRARVGDPASREVVFELCDTEHRLGRGVLPLLALVLTAPAVREEHARRDIPSQVSDASLADLGQQVWKDRQVNGSTGLHNQVWLTRVWSGQLLKLGRLQFELTRSHVGMLESPVPVLDIHIDESGPLYPQEVDDSLRQAATFFEDHFPEVGPIDWFTCRSWLLDPGLAWRMPDSNLADFARRFTLWEVEEKDRDALYFGFGMEPAVGAGRPDDLAALPADTSLRRAVIELWRDGEHAMLCSGRIPVISGLI from the coding sequence ATGATCCTGCGCGACAGCCTCCTGGACCCACGCCTCGCCGACGAGCTGAATCTGCTCGCGCTGCGCGAGGAGGACCGTGACACCGTCGTGCACTGGGTACGCGAGGTTGCCGCCCACGGCGATGATCTTGCTCGGGTGGAGGTGCTGCTCGATCGGCTGCGGGCGCGGGTGGGTGACCCCGCATCGCGGGAGGTCGTCTTCGAGCTGTGCGACACCGAACACCGGTTGGGCCGGGGAGTGCTACCGCTGCTGGCGCTGGTGCTGACGGCACCGGCCGTGCGAGAGGAGCACGCCCGGCGGGACATCCCGTCGCAGGTCAGCGACGCCAGCCTTGCCGATCTTGGCCAGCAGGTGTGGAAGGACCGGCAGGTGAACGGTTCCACTGGACTGCACAACCAGGTCTGGCTCACCCGCGTGTGGTCCGGACAGCTGTTGAAGCTGGGGCGTCTGCAGTTCGAGCTGACCCGCTCCCATGTCGGGATGCTGGAGAGCCCGGTCCCGGTGCTCGACATCCACATCGACGAGTCCGGCCCGCTGTACCCGCAGGAGGTCGACGACTCGCTGCGCCAGGCCGCCACCTTCTTCGAAGATCATTTCCCCGAGGTGGGGCCCATCGACTGGTTCACCTGCCGGTCATGGCTGCTGGACCCCGGTCTGGCCTGGCGGATGCCGGACAGCAACCTGGCCGACTTCGCCCGTCGCTTCACGCTCTGGGAGGTGGAGGAGAAGGACCGCGACGCCCTCTACTTCGGTTTCGGGATGGAGCCCGCGGTGGGCGCCGGGCGCCCGGATGATCTTGCTGCGCTGCCGGCCGACACCAGCCTGCGGCGTGCCGTGATCGAGCTGTGGCGCGACGGGGAGCACGCGATGTTGTGCAGTGGGCGCATTCCGGTGATCAGTGGCCTGATCTAG
- the map gene encoding type I methionyl aminopeptidase: protein MGSNVQSVETIEKMREAGRIACGAMHEAGKAVAPGVTTDELDRIAHEYMLDHGAYPSTLGYRSFPKSCCTSVNEVICHGIPDARPLEDGDIVKIDVTAFKDGVHGDNCYTFLCGDVDEESRLLTERTQEAMNRAIKMCKPGRPISVIGRVIESYAKRFGYGVVRDYTGHGVHTAFHSGLVILHYDEPRLDTPMEVGMTFTIEPMLCLGDYRSHQWDDGWTVVTNDGSRVAQFEQTIAITPDGAEIITTLD from the coding sequence ATGGGCAGCAATGTGCAGTCCGTGGAGACGATCGAGAAGATGCGCGAGGCCGGCCGGATCGCCTGCGGCGCCATGCACGAGGCCGGCAAGGCCGTCGCCCCCGGCGTCACCACCGACGAGCTCGACCGCATCGCGCACGAGTACATGCTGGACCACGGTGCCTACCCGTCGACGCTGGGCTACCGCAGCTTCCCCAAGAGCTGTTGCACCAGCGTCAACGAGGTGATCTGCCACGGCATCCCCGACGCCCGCCCGCTGGAGGACGGCGACATCGTCAAGATCGACGTGACCGCCTTCAAGGACGGCGTGCACGGCGACAACTGCTACACCTTCCTGTGCGGCGACGTCGACGAGGAGTCGCGCCTGCTCACCGAACGCACCCAGGAGGCGATGAACCGCGCCATCAAGATGTGCAAGCCCGGCCGCCCGATCAGCGTGATCGGCCGCGTCATCGAGAGCTATGCCAAGCGTTTCGGCTATGGCGTGGTGCGTGACTACACCGGCCACGGGGTGCACACCGCCTTCCACTCCGGCCTGGTCATCCTGCACTACGACGAGCCGCGTCTGGACACGCCGATGGAGGTCGGCATGACCTTCACCATCGAGCCGATGCTCTGCCTGGGCGACTACCGCAGCCACCAGTGGGACGACGGCTGGACCGTGGTCACCAATGACGGCTCCCGGGTGGCCCAGTTCGAGCAGACCATCGCCATCACCCCCGACGGCGCGGAGATCATCACCACCCTGGACTGA
- a CDS encoding zinc ribbon domain-containing protein, with the protein MLAEPADQLRLLDLAALDLQVAQLEHRRKSLPELATIQQLMAERASLLESQVAAQTRLSDAQADAQRVEEDLAPARERLVRNQKRVDDGSIGDPRSLRGLTEEIEHLTGRIAKLEDDELDAMQVVEDLTAEVEQLTTQRKELEDRIRGLMAKRDSQFADLDKELAERRTEREAHVRLLPAPLVATYERLSARTGIGAAELKDRRCTGCQLEANLADLRRYAAAAPNEVLRCEECDRILVRTKESGLPE; encoded by the coding sequence ATGCTTGCCGAACCTGCTGACCAGCTGCGGTTGCTCGACCTGGCCGCTCTCGACCTGCAGGTGGCCCAGCTGGAACACCGTCGCAAGAGCCTGCCGGAACTGGCGACGATCCAGCAGCTGATGGCCGAGCGCGCCTCCCTCCTGGAGTCCCAGGTGGCGGCGCAGACCCGGCTCAGCGATGCCCAGGCCGATGCCCAGCGGGTGGAGGAGGACCTGGCGCCTGCCCGCGAACGCCTTGTGCGCAACCAGAAGCGCGTCGACGACGGCAGCATCGGCGATCCACGCTCGCTGCGTGGGCTGACGGAGGAGATCGAGCACCTCACGGGCCGGATCGCCAAGCTGGAGGACGACGAGCTGGACGCCATGCAGGTGGTCGAGGACCTGACCGCAGAGGTGGAGCAGCTCACCACCCAGCGCAAGGAGCTCGAGGACCGGATCCGCGGCCTGATGGCCAAGCGGGACTCGCAGTTCGCAGACCTGGACAAGGAGCTCGCCGAGCGTCGCACCGAGCGCGAGGCGCACGTGCGCCTGCTGCCCGCACCACTGGTGGCCACCTACGAGCGGCTCTCTGCCCGGACGGGCATCGGGGCCGCCGAGCTCAAGGACCGCCGCTGCACCGGCTGCCAGCTGGAGGCCAACCTGGCGGACCTGCGTCGCTACGCCGCCGCCGCGCCCAATGAGGTGCTGCGCTGCGAGGAGTGCGACCGCATCCTCGTCCGTACCAAGGAATCCGGTCTTCCCGAATAG
- a CDS encoding ABC transporter permease, giving the protein MNGFTALLGKEFREILRTWRIWVLPGFLIFNALSGPASAKLSRELMSSVLGPDAAKGMPAPTFWDSWSQWTKNLSPTILLVILVSMAGLVCGEVAQGTAVLVLTKPVSRTAFVLAKFTAAMVFVAAATALGTMVTWGLTEVLFDGVQAVPLWRATALWLAAAACCLAVALLASSALPSTLGAAGAGLASLIVISLLGLWGPLARNSVVGLPGLAVRAGAGDPVQVLWPVASAVVVTALLLALAVRVLGRREI; this is encoded by the coding sequence ATGAACGGCTTCACCGCCTTGCTGGGCAAGGAATTCCGCGAGATCCTGCGCACCTGGCGGATCTGGGTACTGCCGGGCTTCCTGATCTTCAATGCGCTCTCCGGCCCGGCGTCGGCCAAACTCAGCCGCGAGCTGATGTCCAGCGTGCTGGGGCCCGACGCCGCCAAGGGCATGCCAGCCCCCACCTTCTGGGACTCGTGGTCCCAGTGGACCAAGAACCTCTCCCCCACCATCCTGCTGGTCATCCTGGTCAGCATGGCCGGCCTGGTCTGCGGCGAGGTGGCGCAGGGCACCGCGGTGCTGGTGCTCACCAAGCCCGTCTCCCGCACGGCCTTCGTGCTGGCCAAGTTCACCGCGGCAATGGTCTTCGTCGCGGCGGCCACGGCGCTGGGCACCATGGTGACCTGGGGCCTGACCGAGGTTCTCTTCGACGGCGTCCAAGCCGTTCCGCTCTGGCGGGCCACGGCGCTCTGGCTGGCGGCGGCCGCCTGCTGTCTGGCGGTGGCCCTGCTGGCCAGTTCGGCGCTCCCGTCGACGCTGGGAGCCGCCGGCGCGGGGCTCGCCAGCCTCATAGTCATCTCGCTGCTGGGCCTGTGGGGGCCGCTGGCCCGCAACAGCGTCGTCGGCCTGCCCGGCTTGGCCGTCCGTGCCGGCGCGGGCGACCCCGTCCAGGTGCTGTGGCCGGTGGCCTCCGCCGTCGTGGTCACCGCGCTGTTGCTGGCGTTGGCCGTCCGCGTGCTGGGCCGTCGCGAAATCTGA